Below is a window of Quercus robur chromosome 6, dhQueRobu3.1, whole genome shotgun sequence DNA.
TAGTCACGACTTCCTCACAATCATCCCACAACAACCAATTCTCTTCAAACTTGAAGCCACCAAACCCCCTTCCTCTAACTTGCCGATCCTTcatagttttcaacaaaataggTAGATGATCAGAAGCATGACTGAACAAATGAGACACCGAACTTGCAGGAAAATTTTCCATCCACACCCTATTAGCCGTAGCTCTATCCAGCCTTTGTTTTGTATGGGTTGAACCTAGCCGCCTATTAGTCCATGTAAATTTATGCCCGGAAAACCCCAAATCAGCCAGCCCACAATCCTCCAAAGCAACCCGAAAATCCTCCATCTGATTATAATAAGGTGCATGGACACTTTGTTTCTCAGATGCATGAAGAATGGCATTAAAATCACCTATACAACACCAAGGACCCTCAATGAAAGACCGTAGATGAGTTAAAAGAGCCCATGACTTCCGCTTTTCATTTGCCTCTGGCCATCCATAGAACCCTGTGAGGTGCCACACAAAACCATCGTCTTCCATTACCTTTGCTAAAATATGGTTATCGGTAAAATTAATAACATCTAAGTTCATCTCCTCTTTCCACAGTAATGCCAACCCACCACCCGAATTTGGCTTTTTCagaatcaatttatttttaaaaggtaagTCACCACAATGCATCTCAAAACCACTTTTATCTAACCTTGTTTCCAtcaagaaacatacatcaagaACTTGTTCCCTCACTAATTTGTGAAGGCTTTGAATTGTCCAAAGGTTCCCATGCCCTTGGCAGTTCCAACTTAAGAGCCTCATTGCTCTCGGCAAGGATGATTCAACACCCCTGCCGCTTCTAACATGTGTAAATCCTCACCAATCTTCCCCCTCTTGCCTGTACTCATTGTATCTTCTGCCTCCCCATCAGCACCCATAGCTAGCATGTTCCTTTTCCCCAATATGGACCTAGCTCCTTCTTTAATTAATTCCACAGGCCCAACATCCATACGGGCCAGCCTAGTCCATGTGGATTGCTTTTTAAGTTTGCTCAGCCCAGCCCCTTCTACAATGCTTTGCACGTGCTCTGGTTGAAGTGATTGCACCAAGTTAGTCCCCTCATCAACACCTGAATTTGGAACACCTAAAACTAAGGAGCAAGTGTCTCTGTTTTCCTTATCCAACCTTTCAAGCCCATGATTCTCGACCCTAACCTCGTGATGTGCCAAATCATCTCCACCTAAACCGGTTGCAACTTCCCCAACTGCTGTCCCTGTTTTGCACTGGTTGCTTTCCTCACCGCCGCTGCTCTCCTCCCCCATCGCCATACTCTGCAAACCCTGAGTACCTTCCCTCGCTTCATGGACATTATCATGCTTATTATCCTTCCCAAACCCCCTTCCTTGTGGTGACCGTGCCCTTCCTCCCATAGCCTTCAGCCAGTCGCCATAGCCACACTCCACAGCAGCTCcagtttttcttttacaaaagtaCTTAGCACAGTAACGGAGATCATGCCCTATGAGACCACAGTAATGGCAAAAGACAGGCAAGCGTTCATACTTGAAGTTTACCCAATGTTTCCTCCCATCCGACCCTGCCAGAAAAGCCCCTCGCCTTATCTCTTTTTCTAACAGAATCGCAACCTTAACCCGcataaaaaagttttgactCTCATTGATGCGCCGCTTCTCAACTTCCAAAACCCTACCCAACCGATTCCCCACCTCCTCTACTACCCGAGAAGTTCTCATGTCAAAAGGAGCCCCCCAAATTTGAACCCACAAAGATATGGATTCAAACTTGACATTCGCCGCCGTCATCCCCGACTCCCATCTGGTTAACAACAATGCTTGATTATCAAAACACCAAAGACCACCGGTATATACTCTGTCCAACTCAAACTCTGATCTGAACTTGAATTGAAATAGGTTTGACCCCACCTCAGCAACCTGCACTCCATCTTCCAACCCCCATGCTTTTTTGATTGTACTTAGAGCTGCTCTTTTATTAAACGGTTTGCAGGTTAAGAACTTGCCAATAAGACTCAAAGCACAACTTTCCAACTCTTCTCTCCGACCTTCATCTGATATTGGAATAGTCTCTTCTTCCCCCAAAGTTAATGTCATCTTCTCTAAAAACTGTGAGACGTCGTCTGCCATGGCTGTATAATCcgcaaaagaaaaggaaaagaaaggcaGCCCCTTAGGAAACCCTAAAGGAGAGAGCTCTCGTAGCCGAGAGAGAAAAcgtttttatttgaaattttcgAAATGTtgaaaacttatatttttttaataaaagatggGATGGTTCAGCCTTTActtctttttcagttttgagCCCCACGTTGTGTGATGCATTAATTGCATCACATCAATAGAAccttttaggtttttttttttttttttttttttttttttttttttttgagtagcaactttttagtttttttatgcgaacaattaaacttttttgctttatataaataaataaataaatatatatatatatatatattttttctttatatgcaATGAACAATTGAAGTAATGTTTTACGATAAACAGAGATTTTTGaagtaatgttttatggtaaatagagattttgtgtgtgtatagatatatatatatattaaatatataaaatagcggtaaactCGAAACAGTACGCCGGTATTGACTGGTACCCAAAACATATCGTATTGCTGGCCAAACCGGTACAGCCTCTAATGcggtattgacttccttggATAAAAATCTTTACCATATTCTCAAGTAGTTTTATATTACAATCAACCCTaataaagtatatatatatatataagagtcAGGTCAGGGACTAGGGTCAGTCCGAGACAGATTAGGTGGAGCATCACAGATATACATCTACTTAAATTAGACTAGAATAATAGAATTCTATTTCAGATcttaagataaaaaataaataaaattaaaaaaagatcttaaggtaaataataaataaatagataaataaagaaggagagagacagacttataatataattgaatctCTTATATCATTACACATAATAAACCACAAAACAAAcccattaatatatatatatatatatatatatatatatatatatatatatatatatatttatatcttcAAAAGATTCTACATAAACCACAAAACAAAcccattaattaattttttctccaaaaaaaaaaaaaaaaaagatctgcATTAATTTATTGGATATTGAATAGAAGTGGTTGATGTCACTAATTCCATACCGTAAGCATGCCCAAGTTGCAGATTAAGATATTACTACATGCTTTAATTCTTCGATACAGTTCGCATCTTAAGAGGGCTAAGAGAActagttctctctcttttttcatttataactttttaataGGATTTGTTTGCAATGTGCCATATATTGTGCGCATCAGTGGGAATAAGcatctcacacacacacacacacgtacacacacacacacacatatatatatatatatatatatatatatatatatatatatattaacaaaatcGATCTCAATTTCACTTGGGAAGTTATATATGTTGATTACCTAAAACTTCAAGATATATAACATGTTGGCAAATATGCTTTTTTGTGATCCTTAAAGTCTAAATCCTAAGGCACATTAGGCCGACATTCCCTAAAGCACAATAAGGTCGAATTTCTCTAGCGCACCACAAAGAAAATGATTGATACATGTAACCAGGCaaataatgtaaattttataatattgattaattataaaataactttttatcacacatttaacataaaagttatcaaaaaataaatcttttgataaacactatgcaaataagttaccggAAATAAGCAAACTAAATCTAAACGCACTTTAAATCATCTTGATTGAAGAGAACTGTGATAAATTAATCTCCATGAGTTCTGCATTTGATATGAGATTCTTATAGTTGAATTGAGCTTGATGAACATGGAATATTTAAACAGATGAATAACTAGAACAAGACATGACCACTTCCTAGTTCTCCTTTCCCCTCCcaataattatc
It encodes the following:
- the LOC126690037 gene encoding uncharacterized protein LOC126690037, whose amino-acid sequence is MRLLSWNCQGHGNLWTIQSLHKLVREQVLDVCFLMETRLDKSGFEMHCGDLPFKNKLILKKPNSGGGLALLWKEEMNLDVINFTDNHILAKVMEDDGFVWHLTGFYGWPEANEKRKSWALLTHLRSFIEGPWCCIGDFNAILHASEKQSVHAPYYNQMEDFRVALEDCGLADLGFSGHKFTWTNRRLGSTHTKQRLDRATANRVWMENFPASSVSHLFSHASDHLPILLKTMKDRQVRGRGFGGFKFEENWLLWDDCEEVVTKAWAKGGGDTLGLRGVKDCIQTCGAEFYAWGSSKTKPEAEEIKRLQKKLELMNECELTEESRSDFLLVSKQLDDLLLKQEIFWRQRSRVSWL